A region of Micromonospora chokoriensis DNA encodes the following proteins:
- a CDS encoding DNA translocase FtsK, producing MAGRTSQASRRRGASPRGGTNSRARQPAKKTRAPVRRRTAPARPGPAVYVGRAVGALWMGLAHGMGWAVRAAGRQAASARDLDPEHRRDGAGLLLFGLALLSAVALWFSGAGPVGARLADSIRLFLGAISVVVPVLLMIGAWRLMRQPADPEHRGRGLIGWGSLLVSTAALLQIGQDPVDTVQRDYAGGLVGAGVGGVLERAVTAWVAVPLLVLLLLFGLLVVTATPINKIPERLGLLAGGLVAAPEAAEEAEEAARPARKRPAKRMPPPIDPDDFEDLDGADLQETVVLPRRSPAKVPASRKPPVEPPEHSPAPTRAEQLALTGLAGDYTLPPANMLSSGAAPKTRSKANDEVIAALTGVFDQFDVDAAVTGFTRGPTVTRYEVELGHGVKVERITQLSRNIAYAVKSPDVRILSPIPGKSAVGVEIPNTDPENVALGDVLRSRAATSDHHPMVVALGKDIEGGYVVANLAKMPHILIAGATGAGKSSCLNTLLVSILTRATPDEVRLLLIDPKRVEMTGYEGIPHLVTPIVTNAKKAADSLDWVVREMDMRYDDLAANGVRHIDDFNRKVRNGEIKAPPGSEREMRPYPYLLVIVDELADLMMVAPRDVEDSVVRITQLARAAGIHLVLATQRPSVDVVTGLIKANVPSRLAFATSSLADSRVILDQPGAEKLLGRGDGLFLPMGASKPVRIQGAWVTEREIADVVKFCKDQREPEFRPDVLTPAQDTKKKIDEDIGDDLDLLVQAVELVVTSQFGSTSMLQRKLRVGFAKAGRLMDLMETRGVVGPSEGSKARDVLVKPDELDEVLVGLRGDGD from the coding sequence ATGGCGGGCCGTACCTCTCAGGCGAGCCGGCGGCGCGGCGCGTCGCCGCGCGGTGGCACCAACAGTCGTGCCCGTCAGCCGGCGAAGAAGACCCGGGCGCCGGTCCGGCGTCGTACCGCGCCGGCCCGGCCCGGCCCGGCCGTCTACGTGGGCCGCGCGGTCGGCGCACTGTGGATGGGTCTCGCACACGGCATGGGTTGGGCGGTGCGGGCCGCCGGTCGACAGGCCGCCTCGGCCCGTGACCTCGACCCGGAGCACCGCCGCGACGGCGCCGGGCTGCTGCTGTTCGGGCTCGCCCTGCTCTCCGCCGTGGCGCTCTGGTTCTCCGGAGCGGGCCCGGTGGGCGCACGACTGGCCGACTCGATCCGGTTGTTCCTGGGCGCGATCTCGGTGGTCGTTCCGGTGCTTCTCATGATCGGCGCGTGGCGGCTGATGCGTCAGCCGGCCGACCCGGAGCACCGGGGTCGCGGGCTGATCGGGTGGGGCTCGCTGCTGGTGTCGACCGCCGCGCTGCTCCAGATCGGTCAGGACCCGGTGGACACCGTGCAGCGGGACTACGCCGGAGGCCTGGTCGGCGCCGGTGTGGGCGGGGTGCTGGAGCGGGCGGTCACCGCCTGGGTCGCCGTACCCCTGCTGGTCCTGTTGTTGCTCTTCGGCCTGCTCGTGGTCACCGCGACGCCGATCAACAAGATCCCGGAGCGGCTGGGTCTGCTCGCCGGAGGGCTGGTCGCCGCCCCGGAGGCGGCCGAGGAGGCCGAGGAGGCGGCGCGGCCCGCGCGCAAGCGGCCGGCGAAGCGGATGCCCCCGCCGATCGACCCGGACGACTTCGAGGACCTGGACGGCGCGGACCTCCAGGAGACCGTGGTGCTGCCGCGCAGGTCGCCGGCGAAGGTGCCGGCGAGCCGCAAGCCGCCGGTCGAGCCGCCGGAGCACTCGCCCGCGCCGACCCGCGCCGAGCAGCTCGCGTTGACCGGGCTGGCCGGCGACTACACCCTCCCGCCGGCGAACATGCTCAGCAGCGGCGCGGCGCCCAAGACCCGCAGCAAGGCCAACGACGAGGTGATCGCCGCGCTGACCGGCGTGTTCGACCAGTTCGACGTGGACGCCGCCGTCACCGGTTTCACCCGGGGCCCGACCGTCACCCGCTACGAGGTGGAGCTGGGTCACGGCGTCAAGGTCGAACGCATCACGCAGCTGTCCCGCAACATCGCGTACGCGGTGAAGTCGCCGGACGTGCGGATCCTCAGCCCGATCCCGGGCAAGAGCGCGGTCGGTGTGGAGATCCCGAACACCGACCCGGAGAACGTCGCCCTCGGTGACGTGCTGCGCTCCCGGGCGGCGACCAGCGACCACCACCCGATGGTGGTGGCGCTCGGCAAGGACATCGAGGGTGGCTACGTGGTGGCCAACCTCGCCAAGATGCCGCACATCCTGATCGCCGGCGCCACCGGCGCGGGCAAGTCGAGCTGCCTCAACACCCTGCTGGTGTCGATCCTCACCCGGGCGACCCCGGACGAGGTGCGGCTGCTGCTGATCGACCCGAAGCGGGTCGAGATGACCGGCTACGAGGGGATCCCGCACCTGGTCACCCCGATCGTGACCAACGCGAAGAAGGCGGCCGACTCGCTGGACTGGGTGGTCCGCGAGATGGACATGCGCTACGACGACCTCGCCGCCAACGGCGTCCGGCACATCGACGACTTCAACCGGAAGGTCCGCAACGGCGAGATCAAGGCCCCGCCGGGCAGCGAACGGGAGATGCGCCCGTACCCGTACCTGCTGGTGATCGTGGACGAGTTGGCCGACCTGATGATGGTGGCCCCGCGCGATGTGGAGGACTCGGTCGTCCGGATCACCCAGCTGGCCCGGGCCGCCGGCATCCACCTGGTCCTGGCCACCCAGCGTCCCTCGGTCGACGTGGTGACCGGTCTGATCAAGGCGAACGTGCCGTCCCGGTTGGCGTTCGCCACGTCCTCGCTCGCGGACTCGCGGGTCATCCTCGACCAGCCGGGCGCGGAGAAGCTGCTCGGTCGGGGTGACGGGCTCTTCCTGCCGATGGGGGCCTCGAAGCCGGTCCGCATCCAGGGCGCCTGGGTCACCGAGCGCGAGATCGCCGACGTGGTGAAGTTCTGCAAGGACCAGCGTGAGCCGGAGTTCCGCCCGGACGTGCTGACCCCGGCCCAGGACACCAAGAAGAAGATCGACGAGGACATCGGCGACGACCTGGACCTGCTGGTGCAGGCGGTGGAGCTGGTGGTCACCTCGCAGTTCGGCTCGACCTCGATGCTCCAGCGCAAGCTGCGGGTCGGTTTCGCGAAGGCGGGCCGCCTGATGGACCTGATGGAGACCCGCGGCGTGGTCGGGCCGTCCGAGGGGTCGAAGGCACGGGACGTGCTGGTCAAGCCCGACGAGCTGGACGAGGTCCTGGTCGGCCTCCGCGGCGACGGGGACTGA
- a CDS encoding type III secretion system chaperone family protein has translation MASPEIASDPDDPLAGHPGTPRPLSGELVAAVLAARGRSVGLSVDGDLVGRFDDNLIWFLLLGDDGELLQVRTMVTTTFGIEQVPALYAFCNSWNHDRLWPKAFTHVDDDGRARVYGEVITDLERGVTPHQLDRLLDCGITTGCQLAVAVRRLPGAVPS, from the coding sequence ATGGCGTCGCCGGAAATCGCGAGCGATCCGGACGACCCGCTGGCCGGTCACCCCGGTACGCCGCGTCCACTGAGCGGCGAACTGGTCGCCGCGGTGCTCGCCGCTCGTGGCCGGTCCGTCGGGTTGAGCGTGGACGGCGACCTGGTGGGCCGCTTCGACGACAACCTGATCTGGTTCCTCCTGCTCGGCGACGACGGCGAGCTGCTCCAGGTCCGCACCATGGTCACCACCACGTTCGGGATCGAGCAGGTGCCCGCGCTGTACGCCTTCTGCAACTCGTGGAACCACGACCGGCTCTGGCCCAAGGCGTTCACCCACGTCGACGACGACGGTCGGGCCCGCGTCTACGGCGAGGTGATCACCGACCTGGAACGCGGGGTGACCCCACACCAGCTCGACCGTCTGCTCGACTGTGGCATCACCACCGGCTGCCAGCTCGCCGTGGCGGTCCGCCGACTGCCCGGTGCGGTGCCGTCGTGA
- a CDS encoding type III secretion system chaperone family protein, with protein MTGRDEFTGHRTGTPPTGADDRPAPVRLPALEAALADARDLPDGPPRQVALERLAERADAAGDVRSGVDARFALIEAYLLDGERWRLVEPVRRCRAAADHRPGLLTDAETGLLLRYQRYAVEALLGTPRVGLDQTRSLLHDLAHRVGVDGPDTPTVAELHCRIADHLGDEPTARHWYERWSGTRPGPSGGCPGCASARRAELLTGWGEWRAALDELRDSDGDRAACTDQPERDLVAVLLPALRGGEPERAAAAHVRAYRRHRRERAAFPHLAAHLRFCALGGHLERGLTILTEQLPRFDRPTDDLAAMEFAAAGALVCALAEEAGLGRRTVPRPAYGERPATEPDVSTLGALLVGVASDLAGSFDARNGSGHHSGRMAAWLAERPLAAPVPLPPDDEPGGYDEPDTGGSAEETRPDELVALTLDMIIGVLAGRGDQYLVESGDTVVGRWGAVVIQFRRAGERGEVLHARSMAARRLPATRRAEAYAFCNAWNHDRLLPKAYAHDLGEELVLAGDVATDLTHGVTPAQLTVLMDAAVSTGVAYAEAVAALP; from the coding sequence GTGACCGGCCGGGACGAGTTCACCGGCCACCGCACCGGCACACCCCCCACCGGTGCGGACGACCGCCCCGCGCCGGTGCGCCTGCCGGCGTTGGAGGCCGCGCTCGCCGACGCCCGCGACCTGCCCGACGGTCCACCCCGGCAGGTGGCCCTGGAACGGCTCGCCGAGCGGGCCGACGCCGCCGGGGACGTCCGATCCGGTGTGGACGCCCGGTTCGCGCTGATCGAGGCGTACCTGCTGGACGGGGAGCGGTGGCGTCTGGTCGAGCCGGTCCGGCGGTGCCGGGCCGCCGCCGACCACCGGCCCGGGCTGCTCACCGACGCCGAGACCGGGCTGTTGCTGCGCTACCAGCGGTACGCGGTGGAGGCGCTGCTCGGCACCCCCCGGGTCGGGTTGGACCAGACCCGGTCCCTGCTGCACGACCTGGCCCACCGCGTCGGTGTGGACGGTCCGGACACACCCACCGTCGCGGAGCTGCACTGCCGGATCGCCGACCACCTGGGCGACGAGCCCACCGCCCGCCACTGGTACGAGCGGTGGTCCGGCACCCGGCCCGGTCCGTCCGGCGGCTGCCCGGGCTGCGCCTCCGCCCGCCGCGCCGAGCTGCTGACCGGCTGGGGCGAGTGGCGAGCCGCGCTCGACGAGCTCCGGGATTCCGACGGCGACCGGGCGGCCTGCACCGACCAACCCGAACGGGACCTGGTCGCCGTTCTGCTGCCCGCGCTGCGCGGGGGTGAGCCGGAGCGGGCCGCGGCGGCACACGTGCGGGCGTACCGCCGGCATCGGCGCGAACGTGCCGCGTTCCCCCACCTCGCCGCGCACCTGCGGTTCTGCGCGCTCGGCGGGCACCTGGAACGCGGGCTGACCATCCTGACCGAGCAGCTGCCCCGGTTCGACCGGCCCACCGACGACCTCGCCGCGATGGAGTTCGCCGCCGCCGGCGCACTGGTCTGCGCGCTGGCCGAGGAGGCCGGTCTGGGCCGACGGACGGTGCCCCGCCCGGCGTACGGCGAACGCCCCGCCACCGAGCCGGACGTGTCCACACTCGGCGCCCTGCTGGTCGGGGTGGCCAGCGACCTGGCCGGCAGCTTCGACGCCCGCAACGGCAGCGGCCACCACTCCGGTCGGATGGCCGCCTGGCTCGCCGAGCGCCCGCTCGCGGCGCCGGTCCCGCTGCCCCCCGACGACGAGCCCGGCGGGTACGACGAGCCGGACACCGGCGGGTCCGCCGAGGAGACCCGGCCCGACGAGCTGGTGGCGCTGACCCTCGACATGATCATTGGGGTGCTGGCCGGGCGCGGCGACCAGTACCTGGTGGAATCTGGCGACACTGTGGTCGGCCGCTGGGGTGCCGTGGTGATCCAGTTCCGGCGGGCCGGCGAACGTGGCGAGGTGCTGCACGCCCGGTCCATGGCCGCCCGGCGGCTGCCGGCGACCCGCCGCGCCGAGGCGTACGCCTTCTGCAACGCCTGGAACCACGACCGGCTGCTGCCCAAGGCGTACGCGCACGACCTCGGTGAGGAGTTGGTGCTGGCCGGCGACGTGGCCACCGACCTGACCCACGGGGTCACTCCGGCGCAGCTCACGGTGCTGATGGACGCCGCCGTCTCCACCGGCGTCGCCTATGCCGAGGCGGTCGCCGCGCTCCCCTGA
- a CDS encoding LPXTG cell wall anchor domain-containing protein: MNRLLSSGLLAAALLLAPALAGPAVAAPTATPTASPSHTVAPTITARGGLVFLGGDPWSPSGPLEVSVRNSGITAAKGFFMLRLPESVDLTSGADCRADADTPRTWLCGGAELPARGERTYRLTVLSSHAEPVFGVKAWGSVAGRNATGITDGFTEFRINWPDRTSVGLRATATPVVDGTTRVRVRVTNTGSFDIGGYSLAVTTPAGVRVTAPGCSDSGRMNGVGCEILRPIVLTAGTIDSFDVHLTVTGGEKTVRLSLTPAQRYTNRDTTVTLRLGGTGGSGAGDTPTPSPDPTATAATPSPSASVPSASTTQAEQLPRTGPSGGAYALVGAAMLALGAGLLVLRRRLSRG; this comes from the coding sequence ATGAACCGCCTGCTCAGCTCCGGTCTCCTCGCCGCTGCCCTGCTCCTCGCGCCCGCCCTCGCCGGGCCGGCCGTCGCCGCGCCGACCGCGACCCCCACCGCGTCGCCCAGCCACACCGTCGCGCCCACGATCACCGCCCGGGGCGGCCTCGTCTTCCTCGGCGGGGACCCCTGGTCGCCCTCCGGCCCGCTGGAGGTGTCGGTCCGGAACTCGGGCATCACGGCGGCGAAGGGCTTCTTCATGCTGCGCCTACCGGAATCCGTCGACCTGACCTCGGGCGCGGACTGCCGGGCCGACGCCGACACCCCGCGCACCTGGCTCTGCGGCGGCGCGGAACTGCCCGCCCGGGGCGAGCGCACGTACCGGCTGACGGTGCTGTCGTCCCACGCCGAGCCGGTCTTCGGGGTGAAGGCGTGGGGCTCGGTCGCCGGCCGGAACGCCACCGGGATCACCGACGGGTTCACCGAGTTCCGGATCAACTGGCCGGACCGCACATCGGTGGGGCTGCGGGCCACCGCCACTCCGGTCGTCGACGGGACGACGAGGGTACGGGTGCGGGTGACCAACACCGGCAGCTTCGACATTGGGGGTTACTCGTTGGCCGTCACCACCCCGGCCGGTGTGCGGGTGACCGCGCCGGGGTGCTCCGACAGCGGCCGGATGAACGGCGTGGGCTGCGAGATCCTGCGGCCGATCGTGCTCACCGCGGGAACCATCGACAGCTTCGACGTACACCTGACTGTCACCGGCGGCGAGAAGACCGTGCGTCTGTCGCTCACGCCCGCCCAGCGGTACACCAACAGGGACACGACTGTGACGCTTCGCCTGGGCGGCACGGGCGGGTCCGGTGCCGGCGACACCCCGACGCCGTCGCCCGATCCGACCGCCACGGCTGCCACGCCCAGCCCGAGCGCATCCGTCCCGAGCGCGTCCACCACGCAGGCGGAGCAGCTGCCCCGGACCGGGCCGTCGGGTGGCGCGTACGCCCTCGTCGGCGCGGCGATGCTGGCCCTCGGGGCCGGGCTGCTGGTGCTGCGCCGCCGGTTGTCGCGGGGCTGA